Proteins found in one Neodiprion lecontei isolate iyNeoLeco1 chromosome 6, iyNeoLeco1.1, whole genome shotgun sequence genomic segment:
- the LOC107227266 gene encoding tumor necrosis factor receptor superfamily member 4-like isoform X1, with amino-acid sequence MFVENNRLAVAFALVVCLLAALLQLSDCRPHIRHHRGDSRCRRCEPGWGMTSRCSKGRDTECGKCTKGTYSPHHSVHPCWICSRCGPGLYEAHPCTSRADTVCDSCHRGPDEASENPDFRRKCKGLNFFLAPEDAANTGEQSVLVNEPEERFDMDGREIILREDVEAAAGAQLRNINY; translated from the exons ATGTTCGTCGAAAATAATCGACTGGCCGTCGCTTTTGCACTGGTGGTTTGCTTGCTGGCAGCGTTATTGCAG TTATCGGACTGCCGGCCGCACATTCGTCATCACCGAGGCGATTCTCGGTGCAGACGTTGCGAGCCAGGATGGGGGATGACGTCGCGATGCTCGAAGGGCCGAGACACGGAATGTGGAAAATGCACGAAGGGCACTTACAGCCCTCACCACAGCGTCCACCCCTGCTGGATATGCTCGAGATGCGGTCCAGGACTCTACGAGGCTCATCCTTGCACGAGCCGCGCCGACACGGTCTGCGACTCTTGTCACCGGGGCCCGGACGAGGCCTCGGAGAACCCCGACTTCCGCCGGAAGTGCAAGGGCCTCAACTTCTTCCTGGCGCCCGAGGACGCCGCCAACACCGGGGAACAGAGCGTCCTGGTTAACGAGCCCGAGGAGAGGTTCGACATGGATGGCAGGGAAATTATACTCCGAGAGGACGTCGAGGCTGCCGCCGGTGCTCAATTGCGGAATATCAATTATTGA
- the LOC107227266 gene encoding tumor necrosis factor receptor superfamily member 4-like isoform X2 yields MRLSDCRPHIRHHRGDSRCRRCEPGWGMTSRCSKGRDTECGKCTKGTYSPHHSVHPCWICSRCGPGLYEAHPCTSRADTVCDSCHRGPDEASENPDFRRKCKGLNFFLAPEDAANTGEQSVLVNEPEERFDMDGREIILREDVEAAAGAQLRNINY; encoded by the exons ATGCGG TTATCGGACTGCCGGCCGCACATTCGTCATCACCGAGGCGATTCTCGGTGCAGACGTTGCGAGCCAGGATGGGGGATGACGTCGCGATGCTCGAAGGGCCGAGACACGGAATGTGGAAAATGCACGAAGGGCACTTACAGCCCTCACCACAGCGTCCACCCCTGCTGGATATGCTCGAGATGCGGTCCAGGACTCTACGAGGCTCATCCTTGCACGAGCCGCGCCGACACGGTCTGCGACTCTTGTCACCGGGGCCCGGACGAGGCCTCGGAGAACCCCGACTTCCGCCGGAAGTGCAAGGGCCTCAACTTCTTCCTGGCGCCCGAGGACGCCGCCAACACCGGGGAACAGAGCGTCCTGGTTAACGAGCCCGAGGAGAGGTTCGACATGGATGGCAGGGAAATTATACTCCGAGAGGACGTCGAGGCTGCCGCCGGTGCTCAATTGCGGAATATCAATTATTGA
- the LOC124295045 gene encoding uncharacterized protein LOC124295045: MVRVKSIGAVAKAPAGTSSPCGRGMLKERHYGDIVQGTGRPRLRGRYNCSITSAVFDSKAGLVLNDNLMESPLMLGIRSVRVNVVLHNVRRNVFEPLERFGDVNFALVRNSGTLEIPRSKCYEVADSYETQNWKTRITKMTIADEKRELDSKLKNNSRILAETDESDDDGLAEVNPESEVIDETYQREAVLRRLAEIERRGETRILLWNRW; this comes from the exons ATGGTCAGAGTGAAAAGTATCGGCGCCGTGGCCAAGGCGCCGGCTGGAACATCATCCCCTTGCGGACGGGGGATGCTGAAGGAACGTCATTACGGCGATATCGTTCAGGGTACGGGACGACCTCGTCTTCGTGGACGCTATAATTGCAGCATCACCTCGGCCGTTTTTGACTCGAAGGCGGGGCTCGTTCTTAATGACAATCTGATGGA GTCTCCCCTAATGCTCGGCATCAGGAGTGTGAGAGTGAATGTTGTGTTGCATAACGTCAGACGCAACGTGTTCGAGCCATTGGAGCGGTTCGGTGACGTGAATTTTG cgCTGGTCAGAAATTCTGGAACCTTGGAAATTCCCAGATCAAAATGCTACGAAGTCGCTGACAGCTACGAAACTCAAAATTGGAAGACTCG CATTACGAAGATGACGATAGCTGACGAAAAACGTGAACTGGACTCAAAACTGAAGAACAATTCGAGGATACTAGCGGAGACCGATGAAAGCGACGACGATGGTTTGGCCGAAGTGAATCCAGAGTCGGAAGTAATTGATGAAACGTACCAAAGAGAGGCAGTCTTACGTAGATTGGCCGAGATTGAACGTCGTGGCGAAACTAGAATTCTGC TTTGGAATCGCTGGTAG
- the LOC124295083 gene encoding uncharacterized protein LOC124295083, producing MTGWTRSGDCGRSADQKPDWLDMEKLRRGQKFAENHMYAIFFQNALTLFVIFSIEDSLQPLIITGKSSTPYTAFKRYLSTGLRIRHWMTGDLWTKASVANRDISTVRAMHAAVRRRLETSTTEEINAATKIGNPWCPMRETLIRDFSEACEAPKIDQCPYVVEPSSLDRPKSINQTEMALTQWCFVGLLVSFPTSFGVHYASDEDLEAYCHLWRSIGYQLGVEDEYNFCRGTLEDIRSRTNDYLESWVKPNLRNVSPEWEHMTRCVVSGLNAVVSDIAYENVLLFLTEMLDLPMPRLYASLSYTEWCRHKIRKFHFSYTLKLPGMAGWFNKFVNEATKRAENFTPDELEVIRIKMDSIYPGQNK from the exons ATGACCGGATGGACACGTTCCGGGGACTGCGGACGATCCGCCGATCAGAAACCCGATTGGCTCGACATGGAAAAGCTGCGACGAGGGCAGAAGTTCGCAGAGAATCACATGTACGCCATATTCTTCCAGAACGCGCTTACCTTGTTCGTTATCTTCAGCATCGAGGATTCGCTCCAGCCGTTAATCATCACCGGAAAATCGAGCACGCCGTACACCGCGTTCAAAAG GTACCTGTCAACGGGGCTGCGGATTCGGCACTGGATGACCGGTGACCTGTGGACAAAGGCGTCCGTAGCTAACAGGGACATTTCGACGGTGAGGGCGATGCACGCGGCGGTGAGACGGAGACTGGAAACTTCAACTACCGAGGAAATAAATGCCGCGACGAAAATTGGCAACCCTTGGTGCCCCATGCGGGAAACTCTTATCAGGGATTTTTCCGAGGCTTGCGAGGCCCCAAAGATCGACCAGTGTCCCTACGTCGTGGAGCCGAGCAGCCTTGATCGACCCAAGAGCATTAATCAGACTGAAATGGCGCTGACGCAGTGGTGCTTTGTCGGTTTGCTCGTCTCCTTCCCGACGTCCTTTGGGGTCCATTACGCATCCGACGAGGATCTCGAGGCCTATTGCCACCTATGGAGAAGCATCGGGTACCAACTGGGAGTGGAGGACGA GTACAACTTCTGCCGTGGAACTCTTGAGGACATTCGGAGTCGCACTAACGATTATCTCGAATCGTGGGTTAAGCCCAATCTACGAAACGTCAGTCCCGAATGGGAACACATGACGAGGTGCGTCGTGAGTGGGCTTAATGCCGTCGTCTCGGATATCGCGTACGAAAATGTCCTCCTCTTCCTTACCGAGATGCTGGACCTCCCGATGCCACGACTATACGCTTCGTTGTCTTACACGGAATGGTGCCGGCACAAGATCAGGAA GTTTCACTTTTCCTACACGCTAAAGCTTCCAGGAATGGCTGGCTGGTTCAATAAGTTCGTGAACGAAGCCACGAAGCGCGCCGAGAACTTCACTCCCGATGAACTGGAAGTCATACGGATAAAAATGGACAGCATTTACCCTGGTCAGAACAAATAA
- the LOC107227269 gene encoding uncharacterized protein LOC107227269 — MKVERNPPEDSKAESESSDFEELGDVASTKRIFSSSDGERTEIDDSDNDSGFVGVSQGSLDRLDTVTPEVPCAETSGSGPYDRDAILYELASSGHPREARFIAAVERMKNGGVKSASDIYADFPDNFEYDASTLSQECRESMIEKLREATKPIPDSMLHLLTGRNRPGDCGRPSDFKPEWLDMEKIRRGQKFAQEHMFSIFFSEMLSLFALFSFEDGLKPLIITGRSSTPFTAFKRYLSTGLRVRHWYTEDLWAKGSAARKDILTVRVMHGAAKRRLDASTNAEIDAAAKIPNAWCPSREMLLKDFAETCEAPVIGQCPYLIEKNSPDRPKGINQTEMALTQWGFVGLIVSYPKCLGVHYATDEDLEAFCHLWRSIGYQLGMEDEYNFCRGTLEEIRQRSSDFLETWVKPNLRIITPEWEHMMRCIFTGVSVYLPGATYETSLLYLTEILDLQMPRLYASLSYKDWINFNLSKSLFYCTIKLPGMKSLFNVLLNRILDRAEKYTSEDIEAIRIKLSNFPGFPDVETAENRIANNS; from the exons ATGAAGGTGGAAAGAAACCCGCCCGAGGACTCGAAGGCGGAGAGTGAATCCTCGGACTTCGAGGAGCTCGGAGACGTCGCGTCGACAAAGAGGATATTCTCATCGTCGGATGGCGAACGAACGGAGATCGACGACAGCGACAACGACAGCGGGTTCGTGGGAGTTTCCCAGGGATCATTGGACCGCCTCGACACCGTAACACCGGAAGTGCCTTGcgccgagacgagcggaagcgGCCCCTACGACAGGGATGCGATCCTGTACGAGTTGGCGAGTTCCGGCCATCCGCGGGAAGCCAGATTTATCGCGGCCGTCGAGCGGATGAAAAATGGCGGTGTGAAATCGGCTTCAGATATATACGCCGATTTTCCCGACAATTTCGAGTACGACGCTTCAACTTTGAGCCAGGAATGCCGGGAATCGATGATCGAGAAGCTGCGCGAGGCGACGAAACCTATTCCGGACTCGATGCTGCACTTGCTGACCGGCCGGAATCGGCCCGGCGATTGCGGCCGACCCTCTGACTTCAAACCCGAATGGCTGGACATGGAGAAAATCAGAAGAGGGCAGAAGTTTGCTCAGGAACACAtgttttcgatattcttcTCCGAGATGCTCTCCCTCTTCGCTCTCTTCAGCTTCGAGGACGGACTAAAACCGCTCATTATTACTGGGAGGTCCAGCACCCCGTTCACAGCTTTCAAAAG gtacCTGTCGACTGGACTGCGGGTTCGGCATTGGTACACGGAGGACCTTTGGGCGAAGGGATCAGCCGCCAGGAAGGACATTTTGACAGTGAGGGTGATGCACGGTGCCGCAAAACGGAGACTGGACGCTTCTACGAACGCGGAGATAGACGCGGCGGCGAAAATTCCAAACGCGTGGTGCCCGTCAAGGGAAATGCTGCTGAAGGACTTCGCCGAGACTTGCGAGGCCCCCGTGATCGGCCAGTGTCCTTACTTGATCGAGAAGAACAGCCCTGATCGACCGAAGGGCATAAACCAGACCGAAATGGCCTTGACGCAATGGGGCTTTGTTGGCCTCATAGTTTCCTACCCCAAGTGCCTGGGCGTTCATTACGCGACCGACGAGGACCTCGAAGCCTTCTGTCACTTGTGGAGAAGCATCGGGTATCAGCTGGGAATGGAGGACGA GTACAACTTCTGCCGTGGAACTTTGGAAGAAATTCGACAACGGAGTAGCGATTTTCTCGAGACTTGGGTCAAGCCTAATTTACGGATTATAACTCCCGAGTGGGAACACATGATGAGGTGCATATTTACCGGGGTCAGCGTTTATCTACCCGGTGCCACTTACGAAACTTCTCTTCTTTACCTCACCGAAATTCTCGATCTCCAGATGCCACGGCTATACGCTTCGCTGTCGTACAAAGATTGGATCAACTTCAACCTCAGCAA ATCTCTCTTCTACTGCACGATCAAACTGCCGGGAATGAAGAGTTTGTTCAATGTTCTGTTGAACCGAATTTTAGATCGAGCCGAAAAATACACGAGCGAGGACATCGAAGCAATAAGAATCAAGCTCTCCAATTTTCCTGGGTTTCCAGATGTAGAAACGGCGGAGAATCGGATCGCTAATAATTCTTGA
- the LOC107227277 gene encoding uncharacterized protein LOC107227277: MKGDKESIMNCEVQNEFSGAEEDGYVERILSHSRSSLESDAMSISGGVKESDISETSRKSGDYRDTLTPNDKEKTNGIDAMKSSSSTETYDREAILRKLAGDNCMRKYLLNSARESQAKIETPETKTFEKSEDERLESVVEELREFLKATPDGLLHMMTGMSRPGDCGRPADRKPDWLDMEKLRRGQKFAREHNFSLYLAEMVSVMCAYTFRDTLKLMILTGNSSTPFTAFKRYTSVALKVQHWYCDDTWSKGTKGWTDMLTVRALHVAAKRRLDASTNEEIDNAAKISNMSCPSHDMLLKDFSEACETPAVGQCPFLVRPNDPDRPKSFNQLEVSFAQWQFVWLAICYPQHFGIHNATEEDLEAYCHLWRSIGYQLGVEDEYNFCRGSLDEIRQCGHDFIEMWVKPHFREVIPEWEHMMRCIFDGFKLALPYISFETSLLFVCEILDLKMPRLYSSLSYKAWINHCLMKSLFYYGMKLPMVVDFVNTKLQRTLDHGERLRPSSWEKIRIKLEG, from the exons ATGAAGGGGGATAAAGAGTCAATTATGAACTGTGAAGTGCAGAACGAATTTTCGGGTGCTGAAGAGGACGGCTACGTGGAACGAATTCTTTCGCATTCAAGATCGTCGCTCGAAAGCGATGCAATGTCGATTTCTGGTGGCGTGAAGGAAAGCGACATTTCGGAGACGTCTCGGAAATCAGGAGATTATCGCGACACTCTGACACCTAACGATAAAGAAAAGACGAACGGGATTGACGCGATGAAATCGTCATCATCAACCGAAACGTACGACAGAGAGGCGATACTCCGTAAGCTCGCAGGTGACAATTGCATGAGAAAATATCTTCTGAACAGCGCCAGAGAATCGCAGGCGAAGATCGAGACTCCGGAGACGAAGACGTTCGAGAAGTCCGAAGACGAACGCCTGGAATCGGTTGTCGAAGAGTTGCGAGAATTTTTGAAGGCAACGCCGGACGGATTACTGCACATGATGACGGGAATGTCTCGTCCCGGAGACTGCGGAAGACCCGCTGACCGGAAGCCCGACTGGCTTGACATGGAAAAGCTACGGCGCGGTCAGAAATTTGCTCGGGAACACAATTTCTCACTATACCTTGCCGAGATGGTCTCCGTAATGTGTGCATACACCTTTCGGGACACGCTCAAGCTGATGATTCTGACTGGAAATTCCAGCACGCCGTTTACGGCCTTCAAAAG GTACACCTCCGTGGCGTTGAAGGTTCAACACTGGTACTGCGACGATACCTGGTCCAAAGGAACAAAAGGTTGGACGGACATGTTGACTGTAAGAGCTTTGCACGTTGCTGCGAAACGTAGATTGGACGCTTCCACAAACGAAGAAATAGACAATGcagcaaaaatttcaaacatgtcGTGTCCGTCGCATGATATGTTGCTGAAAGATTTTTCCGAGGCTTGTGAAACCCCTGCGGTCGGTCAGTGTCCTTTTCTCGTGAGGCCGAACGATCCTGACCGACCCAAGAGTTTCAATCAATTGGAAGTGTCGTTTGCGCAATGGCAATTTGTCTGGCTGGCGATCTGCTACCCTCAGCATTTCGGAATTCATAACGCTACGGAAGAAGACCTCGAAGCTTATTGTCATTTGTGGAGAAGTATCGGCTACCAATTGGGAGTGGAAGATGA gtaCAACTTTTGCCGCGGCTCTCTCGACGAAATTCGACAATGTGGTCACGATTTTATTGAGATGTGGGTGAAGCCTCATTTTCGAGAAGTGATCCCTGAGTGGGAGCACATGATGAGATGCATATTCGATGGTTTCAAACTCGCTTTGCCGTACATCAGCTTCGAAACTTCCCTTCTCTTCGTTTGCGAAATTCTTGATCTGAAAATGCCGCGGCTCTACTCGTCGCTATCTTACAAAGCATGGATCAACCACTGTCTTATGAA GTCTTTGTTTTACTACGGAATGAAACTCCCAATGGTTGTCGATTTCGTCAATACCAAGTTGCAACGAACTTTGGATCATGGCGAAAGACTCCGTCCCTCGAGTTGGGAGAAGATACGAATTAAGCTTGAGGGATAG